The following are from one region of the Amycolatopsis sp. QT-25 genome:
- a CDS encoding MarR family transcriptional regulator, which translates to MSTTVRWLTADEERAWRAFLRITVTVQTGTARDLAERGLSEADYEVLSTLSERAENTSSLGEQADKMGWSRSRLSRHATRMETRGLLRRSPDPKDGRGCLLTLTDDGLSVLEEVAPAHLASVRHHFMDHLTRGHLDALVDIARRLDEANKTLGTS; encoded by the coding sequence ATGTCAACGACAGTGCGCTGGCTGACCGCTGATGAGGAACGGGCGTGGCGGGCTTTTCTCCGGATCACGGTGACGGTCCAGACTGGAACAGCTCGCGATCTGGCTGAACGGGGCCTGTCCGAAGCCGACTACGAGGTACTCAGCACGCTCTCGGAGCGAGCGGAGAACACCAGCAGCCTGGGGGAGCAGGCGGACAAGATGGGCTGGTCGCGCAGCCGGCTCTCCCGGCACGCGACGAGAATGGAGACGCGCGGGCTGCTGCGCCGCTCCCCGGACCCGAAAGACGGCCGGGGCTGCCTGCTGACGCTGACCGACGACGGTCTCTCAGTGTTGGAAGAGGTGGCGCCCGCGCATCTCGCCTCTGTCAGGCACCACTTCATGGACCACCTCACCCGTGGTCACCTGGACGCACTGGTGGACATCGCGCGCCGACTGGACGAGGCGAACAAGACGCTCGGGACCAGCTAG